One Streptomyces sp. RPA4-2 genomic window carries:
- a CDS encoding nucleotide pyrophosphatase/phosphodiesterase family protein → MTHPTPERSGPTPLLVLDVVGLTPRLLDHMPRLKALGRSGFSAPLGTVLPAVTCAAQSTFLTGTHPGEHGIVGNGWYFRELGDVLLWRQHNGLVSGDKLWDAARRAHPGYTVANICWWYAMGADTDITVTPRPVYYADGRKEPDCYTRPPALHDELTARLGTFPLFHFWGPGADLVSSRWIIDATRHVNRTRRPDLTLCYLPHLDYDLQRFGPDDPRSHRAAADLDAAVAPLLDDAEAEGRTVVALSEYGITRVDRPVDINRALRRAGLLEVHTQDGMEYLDPMASRAFAVADHQIAHVYVRRPEDLEGTRTALAGLPGIERLLDDEGKKAHHLDHPRSGELVAVAEPDAWFTYYYWLDDADAPDFARLVEIHRKPGYDPAELFMDPLDPYVKVKAATALARKKLGLRYRMAVVPLDPSALRGSHGRLPASDDEGPLLICSTPRTGTGRIAATEVKSLLLGLAGLA, encoded by the coding sequence GTGACCCACCCCACGCCGGAGCGTTCCGGGCCCACCCCGCTCCTCGTCCTCGACGTCGTCGGCCTCACCCCTCGTCTGCTCGACCACATGCCCCGCCTCAAAGCGCTCGGCCGGTCCGGTTTCAGCGCCCCGCTCGGCACCGTCCTGCCCGCCGTCACCTGCGCCGCCCAGTCCACCTTCCTCACCGGCACCCACCCCGGCGAGCACGGCATCGTCGGCAACGGCTGGTACTTCCGCGAACTCGGCGACGTACTCCTGTGGCGGCAGCACAACGGCCTGGTGTCCGGCGACAAGCTGTGGGACGCCGCCCGCCGTGCGCATCCCGGCTACACGGTCGCCAATATCTGCTGGTGGTACGCCATGGGCGCCGACACCGACATCACCGTCACTCCCCGTCCCGTCTACTACGCCGACGGCCGCAAGGAACCCGACTGCTACACCCGGCCCCCGGCCCTGCACGACGAACTCACCGCGAGACTCGGCACGTTCCCCCTCTTCCACTTCTGGGGCCCCGGCGCCGACCTCGTCTCCAGCCGCTGGATCATCGACGCGACCCGGCACGTCAACCGCACCCGCCGGCCGGACCTGACCCTCTGCTACCTCCCTCACCTCGACTACGACCTGCAGCGCTTCGGCCCCGACGACCCGCGCTCCCACCGGGCCGCCGCCGACCTCGACGCGGCCGTCGCGCCCCTTCTCGACGACGCCGAGGCCGAAGGCCGCACCGTCGTCGCGCTCTCGGAGTACGGCATCACCCGCGTGGACCGTCCCGTCGACATCAACCGCGCCCTGCGCCGCGCCGGCCTCCTCGAGGTGCACACGCAGGACGGCATGGAGTACCTCGACCCGATGGCCTCCCGCGCCTTCGCGGTCGCCGACCACCAGATCGCCCACGTCTACGTGCGACGGCCCGAGGACCTGGAGGGCACCAGGACCGCACTCGCCGGCCTGCCCGGCATCGAGCGACTCCTCGACGACGAGGGCAAGAAGGCCCACCACCTCGACCATCCGCGCTCCGGCGAACTCGTCGCCGTCGCCGAACCGGACGCTTGGTTCACGTACTACTACTGGCTCGACGACGCCGACGCGCCCGACTTCGCGCGCCTCGTCGAGATCCACCGCAAACCCGGCTACGACCCGGCCGAACTGTTCATGGACCCCCTCGACCCCTACGTCAAGGTGAAGGCCGCCACGGCGCTGGCCCGCAAGAAGCTCGGGCTGCGCTACCGCATGGCCGTCGTGCCCCTCGACCCCTCGGCTCTTCGCGGCAGCCACGGCCGCCTTCCCGCGAGCGACGACGAAGGTCCGCTCCTCATCTGCTCCACCCCCCGCACCGGCACCGGCCGCATCGCGGCCACCGAAGTGAAATCCCTGCTGCTCGGCCTGGCCGGTCTCGCGTGA
- a CDS encoding sugar phosphate isomerase/epimerase, whose translation MTAFNDGPAFNDEPAVGDALRRTLGVDRRRFLSTCTAAATAAIAAPVLGASPAVAHDRGRGHDHGHGHGGDLLVPANRRGIILYTVRDATGRDPLSTDLPSGFREVFEQLSRFGYRQVEFAGYGQHANAPGGANLESVEGARLLRSWLDDYGLRAQGNHGFIPSSWPLTTPDLDTFKKHLEIANILGMAHVGTGGDPTGSAYRADWDVAADKWNALGAIARRAGLKLYTHNHDAAYGFLLDGGPLDDQGRPTRSSGVRKLEYFLKVTDPKVVWLEMDIFWAHVAQYKFPTYTAHDGSTREKTFDPAGLVVRNNKRYPLFHAKDGTVNTTNGMGYDMVPFGTGVIDYTTFFSRVGDRSYHNPMVEQDNAPSATDPGQSLKHAKIGYDHLAALREKRH comes from the coding sequence GTGACCGCGTTCAACGACGGACCCGCGTTCAACGACGAACCCGCAGTCGGCGACGCCCTGCGTCGCACACTCGGAGTCGACCGCCGCCGCTTCCTCAGCACCTGCACCGCCGCCGCGACCGCGGCGATCGCCGCACCCGTCCTCGGCGCCTCTCCGGCCGTCGCCCACGACCGGGGCAGAGGCCACGACCACGGTCACGGCCACGGCGGTGACCTCCTCGTCCCCGCGAACCGGCGCGGCATCATCCTGTACACCGTCCGTGACGCGACGGGCCGCGACCCGCTCTCCACCGACCTGCCCTCCGGCTTCCGCGAGGTCTTCGAACAGCTCTCGCGCTTCGGCTACCGGCAGGTGGAGTTCGCCGGGTACGGCCAGCACGCCAACGCCCCCGGCGGAGCGAACCTGGAGTCGGTGGAGGGCGCCAGGCTGCTGCGCTCCTGGCTCGACGACTACGGGCTGCGGGCCCAGGGCAACCACGGCTTCATCCCGTCGTCCTGGCCCCTCACCACACCCGACCTGGACACCTTCAAGAAGCACCTGGAGATCGCCAACATCCTCGGCATGGCGCACGTGGGCACCGGCGGCGACCCCACCGGCAGCGCCTACCGCGCAGACTGGGACGTCGCCGCCGACAAGTGGAACGCGCTCGGCGCCATCGCCCGCCGCGCGGGCCTCAAGCTGTACACCCACAACCACGACGCGGCGTACGGCTTCCTGCTCGACGGGGGCCCGCTGGACGACCAGGGCCGGCCGACCCGCAGTTCGGGCGTCCGCAAACTGGAGTACTTCCTGAAGGTCACCGACCCGAAGGTGGTCTGGCTGGAGATGGACATCTTCTGGGCGCACGTGGCCCAGTACAAGTTCCCCACGTACACCGCCCACGACGGCTCCACCCGGGAGAAGACCTTCGATCCCGCGGGGCTCGTCGTCCGCAACAACAAGCGCTACCCGCTCTTCCACGCCAAGGACGGCACCGTCAACACCACCAACGGAATGGGCTACGACATGGTGCCCTTCGGCACCGGCGTCATCGACTACACCACGTTCTTCTCCCGCGTCGGCGACCGGAGTTACCACAACCCGATGGTCGAGCAGGACAACGCCCCGAGTGCCACCGACCCAGGGCAGTCACTGAAGCACGCGAAGATCGGTTACGACCACCTCGCCGCCCTCCGCGAGAAGCGCCACTAG
- a CDS encoding OFA family MFS transporter, whose product MTADPIATEGASAEAGAPNRSYREVTDARGRVYRIGETDRDILGHSRKFMVYLPWIAMMAISVFEYAYGSAEDTLSHAHGWTQSNTFWILSVWVFFQAGIAFPAGWMREKGILTARRAMYIGAVMCVLGFLALSHLSDVLLAILGFGVIGGIGSGLVYATCINMVGKWFPERRGARTGFVNGGFAYGSLPFIFIFNYAFDTGNYHRVLDLIGCYVMIVVLSTAFFFKDPPKNWWPADIDPLTHGGDTKTAATLAKNPPAVKQYTPKEAVRTGVLPLMWITLVMTAGVSIFGISFQVDFAKEVGFGPLVAASSMGIMAVINGIGRAVVGWLSDTWGRKLTLVFVIVVLGLAQFGVIWAGNVRSEWLFLFFAFLSGFGGGAFYPMFAALTPDYFGENYNATNYGLVYSGKLVSGLFGGGLGSMVVAAWGYNGAYALAGGISMAAAAIALLLKQPGREGELSVSSQPQPAG is encoded by the coding sequence ATGACGGCGGACCCCATCGCCACCGAGGGCGCGTCGGCCGAAGCCGGCGCCCCGAACCGCTCGTACCGCGAAGTCACCGACGCCCGGGGCCGTGTCTACCGGATCGGCGAGACGGACCGGGACATCCTGGGCCACTCACGCAAGTTCATGGTGTACCTGCCGTGGATCGCCATGATGGCCATCAGCGTCTTCGAGTACGCGTACGGCTCCGCGGAGGACACCCTGTCCCACGCGCACGGCTGGACGCAGAGCAACACCTTCTGGATCCTGAGCGTCTGGGTCTTCTTCCAGGCCGGCATAGCCTTCCCGGCGGGCTGGATGCGGGAGAAGGGCATCCTCACCGCCCGCAGGGCCATGTACATCGGCGCGGTCATGTGCGTACTCGGCTTCCTCGCCCTGTCGCACCTGAGCGACGTGCTGCTGGCCATCCTGGGCTTCGGTGTCATCGGCGGCATCGGCTCGGGCCTGGTCTACGCGACCTGCATCAACATGGTCGGCAAGTGGTTCCCCGAACGGCGGGGCGCCAGGACCGGCTTCGTCAACGGCGGATTCGCCTACGGCTCCCTGCCCTTCATCTTCATCTTCAACTACGCCTTCGACACCGGGAACTACCATCGCGTCCTGGACCTCATCGGGTGCTACGTGATGATCGTCGTCCTGTCCACCGCGTTCTTCTTCAAGGACCCGCCGAAGAACTGGTGGCCGGCGGACATCGACCCGCTGACCCACGGCGGCGACACCAAGACCGCGGCGACCCTCGCCAAGAACCCGCCCGCGGTGAAGCAGTACACCCCGAAGGAGGCCGTCAGGACGGGCGTGCTCCCCCTGATGTGGATCACCCTCGTGATGACCGCGGGTGTGTCGATCTTCGGGATCTCCTTCCAGGTCGACTTCGCCAAGGAGGTGGGCTTCGGTCCCCTGGTGGCGGCGTCCTCGATGGGCATCATGGCCGTCATCAACGGCATCGGCCGCGCCGTGGTGGGCTGGCTGTCCGACACCTGGGGACGCAAGTTGACCCTGGTGTTCGTCATCGTCGTGCTGGGGCTCGCGCAGTTCGGCGTGATCTGGGCCGGGAACGTCAGGAGCGAGTGGCTCTTCCTGTTCTTCGCCTTCCTCTCCGGGTTCGGCGGCGGTGCCTTCTACCCGATGTTCGCGGCCCTGACCCCGGACTACTTCGGCGAGAACTACAACGCCACCAACTACGGCCTGGTGTACAGCGGGAAGCTGGTCAGCGGTCTGTTCGGCGGCGGTCTCGGCTCGATGGTGGTCGCCGCCTGGGGTTACAACGGCGCGTACGCGCTGGCCGGCGGCATCTCGATGGCGGCGGCGGCGATCGCGTTGCTGCTGAAACAGCCGGGACGCGAGGGCGAGTTGAGCGTGAGTTCGCAGCCACAGCCGGCCGGCTGA
- a CDS encoding OFA family MFS transporter gives MTTTDLSTSVPYREVTDRNGRLYRIGETDRDIMGRPRWTMVLFPWMGMLGISSSEYAFTSAEDTLHDAHLWSSGHIFWLMGVWIFFQAAVAFPAGQLRESGRLPARYAMMLGALGTVLGYLSLAFAPHVSVAYLGFGMFSGIGAGFVYATCVNMVGKWYPERKGGKTGLVNGGFAYGSVPFVFLFTSYMDLGNYRTVLVMVGLVCCLVVAFAGWFFKDPPKGWWPPHVDPLKVSSDPRIRRALEKNPPAVKQYTPKEAARTPVLWMMWFCLLCTAGINIFGIAFQVPFGKDMGFAGGIVATAMSLKAIVNGTGRGVIGWISDRFGRRNTLIIVCLVLGSAQFGVLVSGQMGSMPFFLFCSMVSGFGGGAIFPLFAAMTADYFGENNNASNYGMVYSSKLISGLVGSGMGAVVVGAWDYHGAFVLAGSIGLASAVLALFLKSPGTPKARSIVPNPQPLGEEMA, from the coding sequence GCGACCACGCTGGACCATGGTGCTCTTCCCCTGGATGGGGATGCTGGGCATCAGTTCCTCGGAGTACGCGTTCACCTCCGCCGAGGACACCCTGCACGACGCCCACCTGTGGAGCAGTGGGCACATCTTCTGGCTGATGGGTGTCTGGATCTTCTTCCAGGCGGCCGTGGCCTTCCCGGCCGGGCAACTGCGCGAGAGCGGACGGCTGCCCGCGCGGTACGCCATGATGCTCGGCGCGCTGGGCACGGTGCTTGGCTATCTCTCGCTGGCGTTCGCGCCGCATGTGAGCGTCGCGTATCTCGGCTTCGGGATGTTCAGCGGCATCGGCGCCGGCTTCGTCTACGCGACCTGCGTGAACATGGTCGGCAAGTGGTACCCGGAGCGCAAGGGCGGCAAGACCGGCCTGGTCAACGGCGGTTTCGCCTATGGCTCCGTGCCCTTCGTCTTCCTGTTCACCTCGTACATGGACCTGGGCAACTACCGGACCGTTCTGGTGATGGTGGGCCTGGTCTGCTGCTTGGTGGTCGCGTTCGCGGGCTGGTTCTTCAAGGACCCGCCCAAGGGCTGGTGGCCTCCGCACGTGGACCCGCTGAAGGTGTCGTCCGACCCCAGGATCCGGCGGGCGCTGGAGAAGAACCCGCCGGCGGTGAAGCAGTACACCCCGAAGGAGGCCGCCCGCACACCCGTCCTGTGGATGATGTGGTTCTGTCTGCTGTGCACCGCGGGCATCAACATCTTCGGTATCGCCTTCCAGGTGCCGTTCGGCAAGGACATGGGGTTCGCGGGCGGGATCGTGGCCACCGCGATGTCCCTGAAGGCGATCGTCAACGGCACCGGGCGTGGCGTGATCGGCTGGATCTCCGACCGCTTCGGGCGCCGCAACACACTGATCATCGTCTGTCTGGTGCTGGGCTCCGCACAGTTCGGCGTGCTGGTCTCGGGCCAGATGGGCAGCATGCCGTTCTTCCTGTTCTGCTCCATGGTCTCCGGTTTCGGCGGCGGGGCGATCTTCCCGCTCTTCGCGGCCATGACGGCGGACTACTTCGGCGAGAACAACAACGCCTCCAACTACGGGATGGTCTACAGCTCGAAGCTGATCTCGGGCCTGGTGGGCTCCGGCATGGGCGCGGTCGTCGTCGGCGCGTGGGACTACCACGGGGCGTTCGTACTCGCGGGCTCCATCGGCCTGGCCTCCGCCGTCCTGGCGCTGTTCCTGAAATCACCGGGCACCCCCAAGGCCCGGAGCATCGTCCCCAACCCGCAACCGCTCGGCGAGGAGATGGCGTGA